Genomic segment of Myxococcus stipitatus:
CTGGAGCGTCTGGATGGCCTGGGCCTGCTTGGTGCTCGTGTCCTTGAGCGAGGCAATCTCCATGCTGGCCACGCGCTGCGCCGTCTCCGCGTCCTTCGTGGCGAGGGTGAGCTTCAGCTCCCACTCCGACTTCACGCGGTTGCCCACGATGGCCGCCGCCGTGTCCGCTTCCTTCTTCAGCACGGCGGGGAACTCAGCCACCTGCTTGCGCAGGTCCTCGAGCTCCTTCTCCCGCAGCTTCAGGGCCTCCTCGCGGGTGGCCCACTCCTTCTCCAGCTTCTCCTTGCGGTCCCGCTCCGTGGCGGCCTGCACGCGCAGCCCCTCGGTGAAGGTGTCCTGCTCCTTCTTGCGGTGGATCTGCACGTCGTACGTGTACTGCTCCTCCGCCCGCTGACGCGCCACCTGCGCGGCGTCCTTCTCCGCCGCTAGGTCCGCGGCCGCCTTCGCGCGCGTGTCCGCGATGTCCTTCTGGAGCGCCGTCATCTCCTCGTGGAGCTCCGCCTTGCGCTTGTCGTACTCCGCGACGAGCACGTCCACGGCGCTGGCGGCCACGTCACGGCCGTGCAGCTCCGACAGCTCCTCCGTCTTGAGGTGGATGGCCTCGTCCAGCTGCTTCATCTCCTCCACCAGCGCGATGACCTGCTCGTTGATGCCCGCCAGCGTCTTGTTGATGGTGAGGCCCGCCTCGGTGACCTTCTTCACCGCGGACTCGGCGGACAGGGTGGAGACGTCCGCCAGCACGCTCTTGGCGTGGCTGTCGCGGGCCTCCTGCTCCTTGGCCGGGACGACGGGCTTGCTGCGAGCCTTGCGCGCCAGGTCCTCGAAGGCGGCCTTGGTGGACTCGGAGGAGCGGTTGCGGGGGGTGGACTTGCGGGCGTTGGACTTGCGCGTGGCCATGTGACTCTCCAGGTAGGGCACGGCCATCCGGGTCCAGTGGACCCGCGAATGGCGTGAGGGTTTCGTGAGATTCCTGGTCCCCTTCTCGGGCGACCATGGGAGAAGAGTACCTAGGGGGTCTGACATGGTTGGCCGGGTTCCAGGCATGCGGCGGGGCCTGAAAACGGGCCTTTCGGGGGCCTGGGGGGCACACCGGGCTTGTCCTCGGGGCCGCCGCACGGCTAACTCGCGGCCCTGAATCCGCTCAAGGGAGAGCGTCAATGCAGGTCGTCAGTGTGAAGCAGGTCCTCGCCGGCGCGGTGGAGGCTGGGACGAAGGTGGAGGTCCGTGGCTGGGTGCGCACCCGGCGCGACTCGAAGGCGGGCATCAGCTTCGTCAACGTGAGCGATGGCTCGGTGTTCGACCCCGTCCAGGTGGTCGCCCCCAATTCGCTGCCCAACTACGAGAAGGAGATCCTCCACCTCACCGCGGGCTGCTCCGTCGTCTGCCGCGGCACGCTGGTGACGTCCCAGGGCAAGGGACAGGCCTACGAGGTCCAGGCGGACGAGGTCCAGGTGCTGGGCTTCGTGGACGACCCGGACACGTACCCCATCCAGCCCAAGCAGCACACGCTGGAGTTCCTGCGCGACGTGGCGCACCTGCGCGTGCGCACCAACACGTTCAGCGCCGTGACGCGCGTGCGTCACCGGGCGGCCAACGCCATCCACAACTTCTTCGACCAGGAGGGCTTCTTCTGGGTCAACACGCCCATCATCACCGCCAGCGACGCCGAGGGCGCCGGGCAGATGTTCCGCGTGTCCACGCTGGACGCCGTCAACCCGCCGCGCACGCCGGAAGGGAAGATTGACTGGCACAAGGACTTCTTCGGCAAGGAGGCGTACCTCACCGTCTCCGGCCAGCTCAACGTGGAGGCGTACTGCCTGGCCATGTCGAAGGTCTACACCTTCGGCCCCACGTTCCGCGCGGAGAACTCCAACACCACGCGCCACCTGGCCGAGTTCTGGATGATCGAGCCGGAGATTGCCTTCGCGGACCTCAACGCGGACGCGGACCTGGCCGAGCGCTTCCTCAAGCACGTCTTCAAGGCGGTGCTCCAGGACTGCGGTCCGGACTTCAAGTTCTTCGAGGAGCGCGTGCAGAAGGGCGTCACGGAGCGCCTGGAGAAGTTCATCCAGTCGAGCTTCGAGCGCATCGACTACACGGAGGCGATCGAAATCCTCAAGCGCGCGAAGAAGAAGTTCGAGTACGCGCCCGAGTGGGGCAAGGACCTGCAGACGGAGCACGAGCGCTACCTGGCCGAGGAGCACGTGGGCCGGCCCGTCGTCGTGATGAACTACCCGGAGGCCATCAAGGCCTTCTACATGCGCATCAACGAGGACGGGAAGACGGTGGCGGCCATGGACGTGCTGGCCCCGGGCATCGGCGAAATCATCGGCGGCAGCCAGCGCGAGGAGCGCCTGGACGTGCTGGACGCGCGCATGCGGCGCTTCGGCTTGGACCCGGCCCACTACCAGTGGTACCGGGACCTGCGCCGCTACGGCTCGGTGCCGCACGCGGGCTTCGGGCTCGGCTTCGAGCGGCTCATCGTCTACATGTGCGGCCTGCAGAACATCCGCGACGCGATTCCCTATCCGCGCGTCCCTGGCTCGGCGCAGTTCTAAACCGAGGTTCGTAATTCTCGATCAGGTCGGAGAGCAAGCGGGCGCGGGAGGGGCGGGAAGAGAGAGCAGGGGCACCTCTCGTTCGGCTCTGTGTGCGCAGAAGACCTGAGAGCGAGAAGGCCCTGCCCGAGGGCAAAGGTAGGCAGTGGTTGAAGAGAAAGCAGCGGCGAGCGCTGCTTCGGTGGGCAGCCAGGAGCGGCTGCCCGCTCACCTACCGCAGATGCATGGCGGTGGCGGCCGTGGGGCGAGGAGCTTCGTGCCATGCCGTCGCTCGAGCGTTGGAGTGCGCGACCTCGACGGTGGTGAGCGCGGTCCGCCGCTACCGGGAGGGCGGGCGGCAGGAACTTCGGGACAGGAGGGAGAACAACGGACGCGCCAAGGTGGACGAGCGGTTCCGCGAGCGGCTGGTACGAGTGCTGGCGGGGACACCGGAGGATTGGGGCTGGTGTCGTCCGACGTGGACACGGGAGTTGCTGTGCCAGGAATTGGCGCGCCGAGGCTTGGCGCGCGTGTCGGTGGCCACCATGGGGCGCACCCTCGCCTCGCTCGGCGCGCGGCTCAAGGCGGCCAAGCCCATCGTCGAGTGTCCTTGGCCCGGGTGGAAGCGACGCCGTCGGCTCCACGAGTTGAGGTGTCTCGAGGTGTACGGCCCTTCCAAGGAACCCGTTCTCCATGTGGACGAAGTCGACATCCACCTCAATCCCAAGGTGGGACGTGATTGGTGCCTGCCTGGGCACAGGCGAGTGGTGGTGACGCCCGGCAACAATCAGAAGCGCTACCTGGCTGGAGCTCTCAATGTCCGCACGGGGAAGCTGACGTGGGTGGAGGGAAGGAGCAAAGCCAGCATGCTCTTCGTCCAGCTCCTCTGGCGTCTGGCGAGTACCTATCGGCGCGCTCGCCGCATCCACCTCGTCCTCGACAACGCCGCCGTCCACTCGAGCAGGAAGACGCGCAAGGCGCTCGCGCAGTTCGGCGGGCGATTCGTCCTCCACTTCCTGCCGCCCTACTGCCCTCAGGGCAATCGCATCGAGCGGGTGTGGCTCGACCTGCACGCCAATGTCACCCGCAATCACCGCTGCCGCACCATGGACCGGCTCATGGCCCGGGTACATGCCTACCTCACAGCTCGCTCAGCCCAGCACTCTGCCAGTCCATCCCTGCGCCGCGCCGACCTCAGGCGCACCGCCTGAGGCCGGACGAGATTCACGATCCCTGGTTTAGGCCCAATGCCGATCAGATAAGGATGAGAAGGCTCATACTGGCGCGACCGCGAGCAAGGAGGCGGTCGCGTGGGAAGAGGTCCATTCGGGTACTTGCCCTCTGCGGATGAGGGGGCGTTCGACCGGCTGTGCGCGAGTCTCGCCCCGGAGTGGGTGGAGGCGGCGCTGGAGGCGACGGGGACAGCCACCGTCCGGAAACGTCGGCTACCCGCGGAGCAGGTCATCTGGCTGGTGCTGGGCATGGCGCTGTACCGGCACCGCCCCATCGCCGAGCTGGTGGAGCGGCTGGACCTGGCATTGCCTGGTGCCAGGCCGAAGCCGATTGCGAGGAGCGCGGTGGCGCAGGCCCGCTCTCGAGTAGGAGAGGAGCCGCTGAAGTGGCTCTTCGAGAAGAGCGCGGACGCGTGGGCCCACGCCAGCGCGCGTCGGCATGCATGGAGGGGGCTGGCCCTGTATGGAGTAGACGGCACGACAGCCCGGGTGCCGGACTCGAAGGAAAACCGAAAGCACTTTGGAGGACAGGTGGTCGGCCGGGGAGGAGGCCTCAGCGGCTACCCCATGGTTCGACTGGTCACGCTGATGGCCCTGCGCAGCCACCTGCTGGCGGCGGCGCACTTCGGGCCCTACGGGACGGATGAGCGCGAGTACGCCCTGAAGGTGTGGCCCCAGGTACCGGACGGTTCGCTGTGCGTGCTGGACCGCCACTTTCTCAACGCCGACATCCTCGTGCCGTTGGCGAGGGACGGGAAGAACCGCCACTGGCTGCTGCGCGCGAAGAAGAACACCGCCTGGCGCACGGTAAAGCGTTTAGGAAAAGGAGAGGAAGTGGTGGAAATGGAGGTGAGCTACCGCACCCGTCAGAAGGACGACTCCTTGCCCATGCGCTTCGTGGCACGTGCCATCCGTTACCAGCGCAAAGGCTTTCAGCCCCAGTGGTTGCTGACCTCGTTGCTGGACGCCGAAGCCTTCCCCGCCAGCGAAGTGGTGGCCCTCTACCACGAGAGGTGGGAGCTGGAACTCGGCTATGACGAGGTGAAGACGGAGATGCTGGAGAGGCAAGAGGCCATCCGCAGCCAGAAGCCCGGTGGGGTCGCCCAGGAACTCTGGGGCGTGGGATTGGCCTACAATCTGGTGCGGCTGGAGATGGAGCGCATTGCCGAAGAGGCCAGTGTGCCTCCCACCCGAATCAGCTTCGTCATGGCCCTGCGTCTCATCCGCGACGAGTGGATGTGGCTGGCCGGCGCGAGCCCCGGAGCGATTCCCAAACATCTGCGACGCCTGCGAGAAGAGGTAAAACGCTTCATCCTCCCGCTGCGGCGAAGCCATAGACGCTATCCGCGTGCGGTGAAAATCAAGATGAGCAGCTACCCACGGAAGCGTCCCCGCCCAGTCCGTCGAGTACGCTCCCGCAGGCCGCTACGTCATGTCCGTTCCTAAAGTGAACGGCATTGGGTTTAGGCCCAATGCCGATCAGATAAGGATGAGAAGGCTCATACTGGCGCGACCGCGAGCAAGGAGGCGGTCGCGTGGGAAGAGGTCCATTCGGGTACTTGCCCTCTGCGGATGAGGGGGCGTTCGACCGGCTGTGCGCGAGTCTCGCCCCGGAGTGGGTGGAGGCGGCGCTGGAGGCGACGGGGACAGCCACCGTCCGGAAACGTCGGCTACCCGCGGAGCAGGTCATCTGGCTGGTGCTGGGCATGGCGCTGTACCGGCACCGCCCCATCGCCGAGCTGGTGGAGCGGCTGGACCTGGCATTGCCTGGTGCCAGGCCGAAGCCGATTGCGAGGAGCGCGGTGGCGCAGGCCCGCTCTCGAGTAGGAGAGGAGCCGCTGAAGTGGCTCTTCGAGAAGAGCGCGGACGCGTGGGCCCACGCCAGCGCGCGTCGGCATGCATGGAGGGGGCTGGCCCTGTATGGAGTAGACGGCACGACAGCCCGGGTGCCGGACTCGAAGGAAAACCGAAAGCACTTTGGAGGACAGGTGGTCGGCCGGGGAGGAGGCCTCAGCGGCTACCCCATGGTTCGACTGGTCACGCTGATGGCCCTGCGCAGCCACCTGCTGGCGGCGGCGCACTTCGGGCCCTACGGGACGGATGAGCGCGAGTACGCCCTGAAGGTGTGGCCCCAGGTACCGGACGGTTCGCTGTGCGTGCTGGACCGCCACTTTCTCAACGCCGACATCCTCGTGCCGTTGGCGAGGGACGGGAAGAACCGCCACTGGCTGCTGCGCGCGAAGAAGAACACCGCCTGGCGCACGGTAAAGCGTTTAGGAAAAGGAGAGGAAGTGGTGGAAATGGAGGTGAGCTACCGCACCCGTCAGAAGGACGACTCCTTGCCCATGCGCTTCGTGGCACGTGCCATCCGTTACCAGCGCAAAGGCTTTCAGCCCCAGTGGTTGCTGACCTCGTTGCTGGACGCCGAAGCCTTCCCCGCCAGCGAAGTGGTGGCCCTCTACCACGAGAGGTGGGAGCTGGAACTCGGCTATGACGAGGTGAAGACGGAGATGCTGGAGAGGCAAGAGGCCATCCGCAGCCAGAAGCCCGGTGGGGTCGCCCAGGAACTCTGGGGCGTGGGATTGGCCTACAATCTGGTGCGGCTGGAGATGGAGCGCATTGCCGAAGAGGCCAGTGTGCCTCCCACCCGAATCAGCTTCGTCATGGCCCTGCGTCTCATCCGCGACGAGTGGATGTGGCTGGCCGGCGCGAGCCCCGGAGCGATTCCCAAACATCTGCGACGCCTGCGAGAAGAGGTAAAACGCTTCATCCTCCCGCTGCGGCGAAGCCATAGACGCTATCCGCGTGCGGTGAAAATCAAGATGAGCAGCTACCCACGGAAGCGTCCCCGCCCAGTCCGTCGAGTACGCTCCCGCAGGCCGCTACGTCATGTCCGTTCCTAAAGTGAACGGCATTGGGTTTAGGCCGGGCGCCCTGTCTCAGGGGAGCTGGGACTGGAGCGCGGGCCAGCGGGTGCGCACCCACTGGCGCACGTACTCCAGTTCCTGCTCGTAGGTGTTGAAGTCGGTGCGCAGGTACCATTGGGGGAAGTTGCCCGCGCCGATGCTCCCGGGCTTGCCGAACGCGCGGTACTCCAGTTGCCACCGCGCCCAGTCCCGCTTCGCCACGGCCGAGGTCTCCTTCTCGTAGCGGTCGATGAGCGCGAGCACGTTCTCCAGCTTCAGCTCGTTGCGCAGGAGCGCCTGGTAGCGCTCGCGCATGGGCCTGGCGAAGGTGGGGTCCCCCAGCAGCCGCTCGAAGATGCGGTTCTGCGAGGCGAAGTTCATCCGGGTGGTGGGCCAGGTGCGCGTGGTGTCGAAGTTCTGGCCCAGGCTCGCGTCCAGGTCCCACGGGATGAAGCGCCAGGGGCCTTTCGTGCCCGGGTCATAGGCGTGGTAGGCGTTCTTGCCTTGGGAGTCCGTCCCCAGGATGAGCGTGTTGAAGATCCACCAGTCCTGGTAGTCGCGCAGGTTGGCGCGCTGGGGGAACTGGGTGCGGAACGTCGCGTCGTCGGAGTCCGCGACGAAGGCGACGAAGGCCTCCAGGTGGTCCCACGCGTGGGCCTCGCCCATGGGGGGCTCGCCGACCTTCTTCTCGAAGCCCTCGCGCAGGGACGCCTTGGGCTGTCCGTCCCGGCGCAGGCGGGAGAAGTTGGCCTCCTTCTCCACGGCCTTGAAGAGGTCCGAGTCCTTGTCCATGCCGCTCTGGGCCATCAGCCTCTTGTGCGGCAGGTCGGCCACCGTGAAGAGGCCCATGAAGCGGTTGTTGGCGTAGACGACGGCGCTGTAGACGGGGATGCGGACGTGCTCCTTCGACATGCGGTTCCACAGGTCGAACGCCAGCCGCGTGCGCACGTAGGAGTTGTCGTTGAACGTGGAGATGAGCGCCACGCGCTTTCGCGCGAGGAAGCCGTCGCCGAAGACGGGCTCGTTGAAGAGGTCCTCGTCGGGAAACTTCAGCGTGAGGCTGCGCTTGGGGAAGGCGCCGGAGGTGGCGCCCCGGAACTTGGCCTCGATGGCGTAGGTGTGTCCCCGGTAGGTGAGCTGCGCGGGCCGGTAGCCGCCGCCCGTGAGGCCCGGCGGGGTGGGGTAGGTGAGGTGGAAGACGGGGAGGCCATACTCCTCGGTGTAGGCCACCGGGTCGACGATGCGCACGTTGCCCGGGGCGCCGTCGTTCTCCGCCACGCCCACCTTGAGGGTGCCCGTCTCGCCGGAGCCCTGCTCACGGAAGACCAGGTTCCACACGGCCGCCTGGTCCCGGCCCGGCGTCCAGCGCAGCGTGGCCGTGGCCGCGTCGAAGGTGGCACCCGGAGGCAGGTTGTCCACGGCGAAGCGCATCCCCGTCGGCGGGGCGCCGGTGGAGCACGTCACGGTGGCGGTCAGGGATTGGCCCTCGGTGAGCCAGCGAGGCTCGCCCGCGGTGGGGCTGCACCGAGGCCCCGCGTCGGGGACCTCCTGCGGCACCGGCGTGCCTGAGTCGGGCGTCTCCTGCGGCTCCGGTGGGCCCGCGTCGGGTGGCTCCTCTTGAGGGGCGACGGGCGGCGGCGCATCCGGGGGCGGGCTTCCTCCACACGCCAGCGTCAGAACCACGACACATGCCAGCACGCCTCGCGACAAGCTCCTCCTGGCCACCGTGCAACCCCCCGAGTCCAAGTCCGGCTCGAAGGAATAGGCACTCCAGCCCGCGCTGACAGTCCCCCATCCCCGCACGGCTGTCCGCTCATGGACGCCGTGGGTGTGCGGCGGGTCATCCCGCCTTGAGGCGCACGGAGTCCTCCGCGTGCTGCTCCAGCGCCTGGGCAATCTGGGCAGCCGACCACAGCGGGTCCAGACAGGGGCAGAAGTAGCCCGGCCCCGCCTTCTCCCGGACAGCCCACTCGAAGAAGCCGCGCGCGGTGGCGTGGAGCTCCTCCGGGAGGAAGAGCACCGCCACGTCGTACTCGGTGAAGCGCAGCAGGCCCGGCACGCGCCACTCCCGCTCCCAGTCGAAGCGGTACTGGTAGGGCGCGTTGCTCGAGTCCCCCTGGATGTCCACGAAGGGCGTCATGGACCAGAGCGGGTGGCCTCGCGAGTCGGGGGCGGCCAGGGCCTGGTCCACCTGGTGCTTGAGCGCGAGGTGCGCGGGGGAGGCGTATTGGACGTACCAGACGGGGCCGCCGCCCTGGGACAGGATGAAGCTCTTGCGGAAGCCGATGCCATAGAGGCTGCGGCGATGGACCAGCC
This window contains:
- a CDS encoding CotH kinase family protein, encoding MLACVVVLTLACGGSPPPDAPPPVAPQEEPPDAGPPEPQETPDSGTPVPQEVPDAGPRCSPTAGEPRWLTEGQSLTATVTCSTGAPPTGMRFAVDNLPPGATFDAATATLRWTPGRDQAAVWNLVFREQGSGETGTLKVGVAENDGAPGNVRIVDPVAYTEEYGLPVFHLTYPTPPGLTGGGYRPAQLTYRGHTYAIEAKFRGATSGAFPKRSLTLKFPDEDLFNEPVFGDGFLARKRVALISTFNDNSYVRTRLAFDLWNRMSKEHVRIPVYSAVVYANNRFMGLFTVADLPHKRLMAQSGMDKDSDLFKAVEKEANFSRLRRDGQPKASLREGFEKKVGEPPMGEAHAWDHLEAFVAFVADSDDATFRTQFPQRANLRDYQDWWIFNTLILGTDSQGKNAYHAYDPGTKGPWRFIPWDLDASLGQNFDTTRTWPTTRMNFASQNRIFERLLGDPTFARPMRERYQALLRNELKLENVLALIDRYEKETSAVAKRDWARWQLEYRAFGKPGSIGAGNFPQWYLRTDFNTYEQELEYVRQWVRTRWPALQSQLP
- a CDS encoding kinetoplast-associated protein, which produces MATRKSNARKSTPRNRSSESTKAAFEDLARKARSKPVVPAKEQEARDSHAKSVLADVSTLSAESAVKKVTEAGLTINKTLAGINEQVIALVEEMKQLDEAIHLKTEELSELHGRDVAASAVDVLVAEYDKRKAELHEEMTALQKDIADTRAKAAADLAAEKDAAQVARQRAEEQYTYDVQIHRKKEQDTFTEGLRVQAATERDRKEKLEKEWATREEALKLREKELEDLRKQVAEFPAVLKKEADTAAAIVGNRVKSEWELKLTLATKDAETAQRVASMEIASLKDTSTKQAQAIQTLQTELAEAKRQVQAIAEKALESASGARALAEVQGVIASREFSKSK
- a CDS encoding abortive infection system antitoxin AbiGi family protein, translating into MSDFVVHFTKPGPPFRDAYQNMMNILGTRTLIPGAQGFGLARKEPQVAERHRAVCFSEIPFDQLGRLVHRRSLYGIGFRKSFILSQGGGPVWYVQYASPAHLALKHQVDQALAAPDSRGHPLWSMTPFVDIQGDSSNAPYQYRFDWEREWRVPGLLRFTEYDVAVLFLPEELHATARGFFEWAVREKAGPGYFCPCLDPLWSAAQIAQALEQHAEDSVRLKAG
- the asnS gene encoding asparagine--tRNA ligase: MQVVSVKQVLAGAVEAGTKVEVRGWVRTRRDSKAGISFVNVSDGSVFDPVQVVAPNSLPNYEKEILHLTAGCSVVCRGTLVTSQGKGQAYEVQADEVQVLGFVDDPDTYPIQPKQHTLEFLRDVAHLRVRTNTFSAVTRVRHRAANAIHNFFDQEGFFWVNTPIITASDAEGAGQMFRVSTLDAVNPPRTPEGKIDWHKDFFGKEAYLTVSGQLNVEAYCLAMSKVYTFGPTFRAENSNTTRHLAEFWMIEPEIAFADLNADADLAERFLKHVFKAVLQDCGPDFKFFEERVQKGVTERLEKFIQSSFERIDYTEAIEILKRAKKKFEYAPEWGKDLQTEHERYLAEEHVGRPVVVMNYPEAIKAFYMRINEDGKTVAAMDVLAPGIGEIIGGSQREERLDVLDARMRRFGLDPAHYQWYRDLRRYGSVPHAGFGLGFERLIVYMCGLQNIRDAIPYPRVPGSAQF
- a CDS encoding IS630 family transposase — encoded protein: MRRRPESEKALPEGKGRQWLKRKQRRALLRWAARSGCPLTYRRCMAVAAVGRGASCHAVARALECATSTVVSAVRRYREGGRQELRDRRENNGRAKVDERFRERLVRVLAGTPEDWGWCRPTWTRELLCQELARRGLARVSVATMGRTLASLGARLKAAKPIVECPWPGWKRRRRLHELRCLEVYGPSKEPVLHVDEVDIHLNPKVGRDWCLPGHRRVVVTPGNNQKRYLAGALNVRTGKLTWVEGRSKASMLFVQLLWRLASTYRRARRIHLVLDNAAVHSSRKTRKALAQFGGRFVLHFLPPYCPQGNRIERVWLDLHANVTRNHRCRTMDRLMARVHAYLTARSAQHSASPSLRRADLRRTA
- a CDS encoding IS4 family transposase yields the protein MPSADEGAFDRLCASLAPEWVEAALEATGTATVRKRRLPAEQVIWLVLGMALYRHRPIAELVERLDLALPGARPKPIARSAVAQARSRVGEEPLKWLFEKSADAWAHASARRHAWRGLALYGVDGTTARVPDSKENRKHFGGQVVGRGGGLSGYPMVRLVTLMALRSHLLAAAHFGPYGTDEREYALKVWPQVPDGSLCVLDRHFLNADILVPLARDGKNRHWLLRAKKNTAWRTVKRLGKGEEVVEMEVSYRTRQKDDSLPMRFVARAIRYQRKGFQPQWLLTSLLDAEAFPASEVVALYHERWELELGYDEVKTEMLERQEAIRSQKPGGVAQELWGVGLAYNLVRLEMERIAEEASVPPTRISFVMALRLIRDEWMWLAGASPGAIPKHLRRLREEVKRFILPLRRSHRRYPRAVKIKMSSYPRKRPRPVRRVRSRRPLRHVRS